From Kwoniella europaea PYCC6329 chromosome 3, complete sequence, one genomic window encodes:
- a CDS encoding acetate non-utilizing protein 9, mitochondrial, with the protein MRQSLIRLASASPPLPLSVQQASIQLIPPIPLYRRLLRAHRTLPPEMRFMGDSYIKSEFRLTRSTDNPLHIIAFLSQWKLYLDELQQSSGQGREVWRGKKLDTDSFEKLSKEQVGQLYELMHATKDVWKSPEQLEQEAKDAGINSQ; encoded by the exons ATGCGTCAGTCACTCATCAGACTAGCAAGTGCCTctccaccactaccactatCCGTCCAACAGGCTTCTATACAGCTCATACCCCCTATACC ACTTTATCGTCGTCTTCTTCGTGCTCACCGTACTTTACCTCCCGAAATGAGATTCATGGGTGACTCATATATCAAATCGGAATTTCGTCTAACTCGATCGACAGATAATCCTCTACATATAATCGCTTTCTTATCTCAGTGGAAATTATATCTCGATGAACTACAGCAGTCAAGCGGACAAGGAAGGGAGGTATGGAGAGGTAAGAAATTAGATACGGATAGTTTTGAGAAATTGAGTAAGGAACAAGTGGGTCAACTTTATGAGTTGATGCATGCCACGAAGGATGTTTGGAAATC aCCCGAACAGTTAGAACAGGAAGCGAAAGATGCGGGTATAAACAGCCAATAG